One part of the Symphalangus syndactylus isolate Jambi chromosome 1, NHGRI_mSymSyn1-v2.1_pri, whole genome shotgun sequence genome encodes these proteins:
- the ATRIP gene encoding ATR-interacting protein isoform X8 yields the protein MKVMEEEVLIKNGEIKILRDSLHQMESVLEEQRRSHFLLEQEKTQALSDKEKEFSKKLQSLQSELQFKDAEMNELRTKLQTSERANKLAAPSVSHVSPRKNPSVVMKPEACSPQFGKTSFPTKESFSANMSLPHPCQTESGYKPLVGKEDSKTHSLRGDSIKQEEAQKSFVDSWRQRSNTQGSILINLLLKQPLIPESSLSLCHLLSSSSESPAGTPLQPPGFGSTLAGMSGLRTTGSYDGSFSLSALREAQNLAFTGLNLVARNECSRDGDPAEGGRRAFPLCQLPGAVHFLPLVQFFIGLHCQALQDLAAAKRSGAPGDSPTHSSCVSSGVETNPEDSVCILEGFSVTALSILQHLVCHSGAVVSLLLSGVGADSAAGEGNGSLVHRLSDGDMTSAPRGVADDQGQHPLLKMLLHLLAFSSAATGHLQASVLTQCLKVLVKLAENTSCDFLPRFQCVFQVLPKCLSPETPLPSVLLAVELLSLLADHNQLAPQLCSHSEGCLLLLLYMYITSRPDRAASETQWLQLEQEVVWLLAKLGVQSPLPPVTGSNCQCNVEVVRALTVMLHRQWLTVRRAGGPPRTDQQRRTVRCLRDTVLLLHGLSQKDKLFMMHCVEVLHQYDQVMPGVSMLIRGLPDVTDCEGEPTRGPPAQPPRLLPEVPQQVRFLGIPSAGPRPLRPVLALGPFSFIFLPQFFSKHIGLPFAPVC from the exons ATGAAAGTAATGGAAGAAGAAGTTCTCATTAAGaatggagaaattaaaattttgcGAGACTCACTACATCAGATGGAATCCGTTCTAGAGGAACAGAGAAGATCACATTTTCTTCTTGAGCAAGAGAAAACCCAAGCACTCAGTGACAAGGAAAAGGAATTCTCCAAAAAG CTCCAATCATTGCAGTCTGAACTCCAGTTTAAAGATGCAGAGATGAATGAATTAAGGACAAAGCTCCAGACCAGTGAACGAGCAAATAAACTGGCTGCTCCCTCTGTTTCCCATGTCAG TCCTAGGAAAAACCCTTCTGTGGTTATGAAGCCAGAAGCATGTTCTCCACAATTTGGAAAAACATCTTTTCCTACAAAGGAGTCTTTTAGTGCTAACATGtcccttccccacccctgccAGACGGAGTCAGGATACAAGCCTCTGGTGGGCAAAGAGG ATAGTAAGACCCACAGTCTGAGAGGTGACTCCATAAAACAAGAAGAGGCCCAGAAAAGCTTTGTTGACAGCTGGAGACAGAGATCAAACACTCAAG GTTCCATTTTGATAAACCTGCTCCTGAAGCAGCCTTTGATCCCAGAGTCATCCCTAAGCCTTTGCCACCTCCTGAGTAGTAGTTCTGAGTCTCCTGCTGGCACCCCCCTGCAGCCACCAGGGTTTGGCAG TACCTTGGCTGGAATGTCAGGCCTCAGGACCACAGGTTCTTATGATGGGTCATTTTCCCTCTCAGCCCTGAGAGAAGCACAGAACCTGGCATTCACTGGACTGAATCTGGTTGCCAGGAATGAGTGCTCACGTGATGGAGACCCagcagagggaggcagaagggcCTTCCCACTCTGCCAGCTTCCTGGAGCCGTGCATTTCCTCCCCCTTGTACAGTTCTTCATCGGCTTACACTGCCAGGCCCTGCAGGACTTGGCAGCTGCTAAGAGAAGCGGAGCACCTGGGGACTCACCGACACATTCCTCTTGCGTGAGCTCTGGGGTAGAGACCAACCCTGAGGACTCAGTGTGCATCCTGGAAGGCTTCTCTGTGACTGCACTTAGCATTCTTCAGCACCTGGTGTGCCACAGCGGAGCAGTCGTCTCCCTATTACTGTCAGGAGTGGGGGCAGATTCTGCTGCTGGGGAAGGAAACGGGAGCCTGGTTCACAGGCTTAGTGATGGAGATATGACCTCAGCCCCAAGGGGGGTTGCTGATGACCAAGGACAGCACCCACTGTTGAAGATGCTTCTTCACCTGTTGGCTTTCTCTTCTGCAGCAACAGGACACCTTCAAGCCAGTGTCCTGACCCAGTGCCTTAAGGTTTTGGTGAAATTAGCGGAAAACACTTCCTGTGATTTCTTGCCCAG GTTCCAGTGTGTGTtccaagtgctgccaaagtgtcTCAGCCCAGAGACACCCCTGCCTAGCGTGCTGCTGGCTGTTGAGCTCCTCTCCCTGCTGGCGGACCACAACCAGCTGGCACCTCAGCTCTGTTCCCACTCGG AAggctgcctcctgctgctgctgtacaTGTACATCACATCACGGCCTGACAGAGCGGCCTCGGAGACACAATGGCTCCAGCTGGAACAAGAG GTGGTGTGGCTCCTGGCTAAGCTTGGTGTGCAGAGCCCCTTGCCCCCAGTCACTGGCTCCAACTGCCAGTGTAATGTGGAG GTGGTCAGAGCGCTCACTGTGATGTTGCACAGACAGTGGCTGACAGTGCGGAGGGCAGGGGGGCCCCCAAGGACTGACCAGCAGAGGCGGACAGTGCGCTGTCTGCGGGACACGGTGCTGCTGCTGCACGGCCTATCGCAGAAGGACAAGCTCTTCATGATGCACTGCGTGGAGGTGCTGCATCAGTATGACCAGGTGATGCCGGGGGTCAGCATGCTCATACGAGGGCTTCCTGATGTGACCGACTGTGAAGGTGAGCCTACCAGAGGCCCTCCTGCCCAGCCCCCACGGCTTCTCCCAGAGGTTCCCCAACAAGTCAGATTCCTGGGCATCCCCTCAGCAGGCCCCCGCCCACTGCGGCCTGTTCTGGCACTGGGGCcgttttcttttatcttcctgcctcagttctTCTCCAAGCATATTGGGCTGCCTTTTGCTCCTGTCTGTTGA